GAAAAACATTGACGATGTCAACCGCGCCTTGAGCACGGACTTCGTCGGCTGGAACAGCATCCGCTATTTGCCGACCGCCTGCCTCGCGCGGCGGCAAAAACCGAAAGCATCGGATTACGAAACAATGATGAACGAATTCAAAATTTCTCTGCCGCTGGAATGGCGTTATTATTTTTCGGTGGATGGTTTTTATAAAAAAATGTATTTGAAAACAGTTTATTCCGCGGATATCCGGGATTACAACCGCGCCCATAACACGAAATACGCCGGTTGGAACGAAGTCCGTTTGCCGCGCGCCTGGCGGGACATTCAAAACAAGCGCGAAAAAACTGACTGGGAGGATTTTGTCCGGAATACGCTCGCCCTGCAATGGGTCCGGGCGGATGATTCGGCCCGGCCGGCCTATCAGGCCTACCTCCAGGCCAAGTATGAAAACATGGCAACGCTCAACCGCCGTTACGGGACCAAATATCAATCCTTCGGCGATGTGCCCTTAATCGGCGAACCTCCGCTTTTCGGGCTGGCCGCCAGCGACTGGGAAAATTTCATCACCGGCTGGAAAGACCCCGACACGCGCGTCATCCACAAGGCGCCGGTTGAATCGCTGCGTATTTTCAGCGTGGAATGTCTTTTCCGCGATTACCTGCGGAAAAAGCACAAAACCGTTGAAAACATGAACCGCATCCTGCAAACATCATTCGCCTCCTTTGACCAGGCCCTGCCGCCACAGCGCAGCCTTCATTACCGCTGGTTCCTGGACCACAAGCGGGACATCAAATGGGATTTCATCACGCGCAATTACAAAACCGTGGCCGAATACATGGTATTTCACGGGCGCGGAATAATTAACACGGTCATTTACTGCACCCTGGCCGTGCTGATCGCCCTGCTTATAAATCCGCTGGCTGCCTACGCGCTTTCGCGGTACAAAATGCCGCCCACTTATAAAATACTGCTTTTCCTGATGGCCACCATGGCTTTCCCGGCCATGGTCACCCAGATCCCCAACTTCCTGATGCTCCGCCGTT
The DNA window shown above is from Kiritimatiellia bacterium and carries:
- a CDS encoding ABC transporter permease subunit, translating into MPIVSKIGRKTFKTNLLFAGMYAFLIVGGLSMIYPFMLMLSGSTKSAVDIKYFDAIPRFLRDDTWLYRKHIEALFNENLLDENMTYDEDTSSFEDLQFPADFNPEWTEEWVKFLNEHPLPVYSWHSGHIYAPYSKTTPSGLRRFKAALQKKFGKNIDDVNRALSTDFVGWNSIRYLPTACLARRQKPKASDYETMMNEFKISLPLEWRYYFSVDGFYKKMYLKTVYSADIRDYNRAHNTKYAGWNEVRLPRAWRDIQNKREKTDWEDFVRNTLALQWVRADDSARPAYQAYLQAKYENMATLNRRYGTKYQSFGDVPLIGEPPLFGLAASDWENFITGWKDPDTRVIHKAPVESLRIFSVECLFRDYLRKKHKTVENMNRILQTSFASFDQALPPQRSLHYRWFLDHKRDIKWDFITRNYKTVAEYMVFHGRGIINTVIYCTLAVLIALLINPLAAYALSRYKMPPTYKILLFLMATMAFPAMVTQIPNFLMLRRLNLLNTFAALVLPGMANGYSIFLLKGFFDSLPRELYESAQLDGASEWTMFWSMTMSLSKPILAVIALSAFTHAYANFMFAFVVCQDEKMWTLMVWLYQLRQMSGQAVMYASLIIAAIPTFIIFLFCQNIIMRGIVVPSEK